From Rhizophagus irregularis chromosome 9, complete sequence, the proteins below share one genomic window:
- a CDS encoding uncharacterized protein (SECRETED:cutsite_VLT-LP; SECRETED:prob_0.8343); SECRETED:SignalP(1-23) yields the protein MKNNLLVITLLCTLLLLATNVLTLPTTSLVENSEHEGDNTTHGLYKRKKISDDNLKCCTKFLFIVVNPPCSDNSDQCIP from the exons ATGAAGAATAATTTGCttgttattactttattatgcACACTTTTGTTGCTGGCAACAAATGTTTTAACATTACCAACAACTTCTTTAGTTGAGAATTCTGAACATG AAGGAGATAATACTACCCATGGTCTATATAAGAGGAAAAAGATATCAGATGATAATCTAAAATGTTGTacaaaattcttatttattgTAGTTAACCCGCCTTGTTCAGATAATTCTGATCAATGTATACCATGA